A window from Variovorax sp. PBL-E5 encodes these proteins:
- the selB gene encoding selenocysteine-specific translation elongation factor, giving the protein MIVATAGHIDHGKTTLVKALTGVDTDRLPQEKARGISIDIGFAYWRTPGGALLGFVDVPGHERFVRNMLAGVCGVDYAMVVVAADDGVMPQTREHLHIVDLLGIGRGIAVITKADRVDGARLQAVEREVRALLAGTSLEGAPLRSVSAIGGQGIAALRDELASAASGCRRSAVQGRRLRYAIDRAFTVAGAGTVVTGTVFDGMVRAGDRLLLSPGGREVRVRGIQKDGAAAERAEAGERCALNLARVELSQVQRGDWVLHPELHAPTTRLDVELQVLAAEAHALRHWTPVHLHLGTRDVTARVSLRRGESVEPGGRAFARLVVDQPISALHGDRFIVRDQSAQRTVGGGRVLDAFPVPRRLPAEARRRQLRALALPSALETLQALVAGAPAGVNAAAFARNVNLDPEAFARLLKQAGLASIGTGTQALVLTPAAADARLARKPQEMPADNPEHLRLWQLAQPALKQAARTGLSVVQLAQALGVRDSVLRDMLHRKAQAGDAVRVNDERFYLRATTDEFIEVARGVAQAMPEGRFTAGQFRDSAGIGRALAVQVLEALDRLGITRRVGDVRMLRADPSSASSVQGERSP; this is encoded by the coding sequence GTGATCGTCGCCACCGCGGGCCACATCGACCACGGCAAGACGACGCTGGTGAAGGCGCTCACCGGCGTCGACACCGACCGGCTGCCGCAGGAGAAAGCGCGCGGCATCTCGATCGACATCGGCTTCGCCTACTGGCGCACGCCCGGCGGCGCGCTGCTCGGCTTCGTCGACGTGCCGGGCCACGAGCGCTTCGTGCGCAACATGCTGGCCGGCGTCTGCGGCGTCGACTACGCGATGGTGGTGGTCGCCGCCGACGACGGCGTGATGCCGCAGACGCGCGAGCACCTGCACATCGTCGACCTGCTCGGTATCGGCCGCGGCATCGCGGTGATCACCAAGGCGGACCGCGTCGATGGCGCGCGGCTTCAGGCCGTCGAGCGCGAGGTGCGCGCGCTGCTGGCGGGCACCTCGCTCGAGGGCGCGCCGCTGCGGTCGGTCTCGGCCATCGGCGGCCAAGGCATCGCCGCGCTGCGTGACGAATTGGCCAGTGCGGCATCGGGTTGCCGGCGCAGCGCGGTCCAGGGACGGCGCCTGCGCTACGCGATCGATCGCGCGTTTACCGTCGCCGGTGCCGGCACGGTGGTCACCGGCACGGTCTTCGACGGCATGGTGCGCGCCGGCGACCGGCTGCTGCTGTCGCCGGGCGGGCGCGAGGTGCGCGTGCGCGGCATCCAGAAGGACGGCGCGGCGGCAGAGCGCGCCGAGGCCGGCGAACGCTGCGCGCTCAACCTCGCGCGCGTCGAGCTGTCGCAGGTGCAGCGCGGCGACTGGGTGCTGCATCCCGAACTGCACGCGCCGACGACGCGGCTGGACGTCGAGCTGCAGGTGCTGGCCGCCGAGGCGCATGCGCTGCGCCACTGGACGCCGGTGCATCTGCATCTGGGCACGCGCGACGTGACCGCGCGCGTCTCGCTGCGGCGCGGCGAATCGGTGGAGCCCGGCGGTCGCGCCTTCGCCCGCCTCGTCGTCGATCAACCGATCTCCGCGCTGCATGGCGACCGCTTCATCGTGCGCGACCAGTCCGCGCAGCGCACGGTCGGCGGCGGCCGGGTGCTCGATGCGTTCCCGGTGCCGCGCCGCCTGCCTGCCGAGGCACGCCGGCGGCAACTGCGGGCGCTGGCTCTGCCCTCGGCGCTCGAAACCTTGCAGGCGCTGGTGGCCGGCGCGCCGGCCGGGGTGAACGCGGCGGCCTTTGCGCGCAATGTCAATCTCGATCCGGAGGCCTTCGCGCGGCTGTTGAAGCAGGCCGGACTCGCGAGCATCGGCACGGGCACGCAGGCGCTGGTGCTCACGCCGGCAGCCGCCGACGCAAGGCTGGCGCGCAAGCCGCAGGAGATGCCGGCCGACAACCCCGAGCACCTGCGCCTGTGGCAACTCGCGCAACCCGCACTGAAGCAGGCCGCGCGCACGGGCCTGAGCGTGGTGCAGCTGGCGCAGGCACTGGGGGTTCGCGACTCCGTGCTGCGCGACATGCTGCATCGCAAGGCACAGGCCGGCGACGCGGTGCGCGTCAACGACGAGCGCTTCTACCTGCGCGCGACGACGGACGAATTCATCGAGGTCGCGCGCGGCGTCGCGCAGGCCATGCCCGAGGGCCGCTTCACCGCGGGCCAGTTTCGCGACAGCGCCGGCATCGGCCGTGCGCTCGCGGTGCAGGTGCTCGAGGCGCTCGACCGCCTCGGCATCACCCGGCGCGTGGGCGACGTGCGCATGCTGCGCGCGGACCCGTCCTCTGCATCATCCGTCCAAGGAGAAAGATCCCCATGA
- a CDS encoding Bug family tripartite tricarboxylate transporter substrate binding protein, with translation MHRKLFLAALATAAFALCGGAAAQGFPSARPVTLVSPFPAGSGSDLAARAVAPGLSDALGQSVVVENRAGAGGSIGAQYVAKSKPDGYTLFLASLSFSVLPSLMELGFDPARDFEAVTLMGEQSMAFVVPPSLPANSMAELVALAKARPGKLNYASAGIGSIGHLTGELLKNERALDIVHVPFKGTPEAMTAIMTDDVQMGLIAMPTVEPQIKAGKVKALGVTGRKRYPGLPDVPTLAEAGFPSMSDSVWYAVLAPAGTPPEVIARLNAAFRQALTQPDTVQRLDRSAKTEAAFSTPQEATAYVRTQLVKWNGVASKAGLKPEHAK, from the coding sequence ATGCACCGCAAACTCTTTCTTGCCGCGCTCGCAACGGCTGCGTTCGCCCTCTGCGGCGGCGCGGCCGCGCAAGGTTTTCCCAGTGCCCGGCCCGTCACGCTGGTATCGCCCTTCCCCGCGGGCAGCGGCAGCGACCTCGCCGCACGCGCCGTGGCGCCCGGCCTGTCGGACGCGCTGGGCCAGTCGGTGGTGGTGGAGAACAGGGCGGGCGCGGGCGGCTCGATCGGCGCGCAGTACGTCGCCAAGTCGAAGCCGGACGGCTACACGCTGTTCCTCGCCAGCCTGAGCTTCTCGGTGCTGCCGAGCCTGATGGAACTCGGCTTCGATCCGGCCAGGGACTTCGAAGCGGTGACGCTGATGGGCGAGCAGAGCATGGCCTTCGTCGTGCCGCCCTCGCTGCCCGCGAACTCGATGGCGGAACTCGTGGCGCTGGCGAAAGCCAGGCCGGGCAAGCTCAACTACGCGTCGGCCGGCATCGGCAGCATCGGCCACCTGACGGGCGAGCTGCTCAAGAACGAACGCGCGCTCGACATCGTGCATGTGCCGTTCAAGGGCACGCCCGAAGCGATGACGGCGATCATGACCGACGACGTGCAGATGGGCCTGATCGCGATGCCGACCGTCGAACCGCAGATCAAGGCCGGCAAGGTCAAGGCGCTCGGCGTGACGGGCCGCAAGCGCTACCCCGGCCTGCCCGACGTGCCGACCCTGGCCGAGGCGGGCTTCCCGAGCATGAGCGACTCGGTCTGGTATGCGGTGTTGGCGCCCGCGGGCACGCCGCCGGAAGTGATCGCACGGCTCAACGCCGCGTTCCGCCAGGCGCTGACCCAGCCCGACACCGTGCAGCGGCTGGATCGCTCGGCCAAGACCGAGGCCGCCTTCAGCACACCGCAGGAAGCGACCGCTTACGTGCGCACTCAACTGGTCAAGTGGAACGGCGTGGCATCGAAGGCGGGCCTGAAGCCGGAACACGCGAAGTAG
- the selA gene encoding L-seryl-tRNA(Sec) selenium transferase, protein MLTSTSPARRAIPAVDALLKAPAFEALARDFGRPSVLACLRQLLAEQRRRLAAERAATAPDEESLAAECGERLAAAARPSLRPVFNLTGTVLHTNLGRALYPAEAVAAATQAMLRPVNLEYDVDGAGRGERDSHVEERLLRLTGAEAAVVVNNNAAAVYLMLNTVAAGREVVVSRGELVEIGGAFRVPEIMASAGCVLREVGTTNRTHPRDFESALGEHTAALMKVHASNYEIRGFTAEVDAAAMARIAHAGGLPMIEDLGCGMLVALEDFGLPHEPTPREALAAGVDLLSFSGDKLLGGPQCGVIVGRKELVARIRRNPMKRALRLDKVRLAALEAVLALYDDPQRLRARLPTMRLLTRGHDEIAAQATRLCALVQDAVGSDAEAEVADCASQIGSGALPVDTLPSAGLRLTPVHPRGAGVEALATAFRQLPVPVIGRIRNNALWLDLRCLDAAQEAEFTGQLVHLQRLRDEA, encoded by the coding sequence ATGCTGACTTCGACCAGCCCGGCGCGCCGCGCCATTCCCGCGGTCGATGCGCTGCTGAAGGCGCCGGCCTTCGAGGCGCTGGCGCGGGACTTCGGCCGGCCATCGGTCCTGGCCTGCCTGCGCCAGCTGCTGGCCGAACAGCGCCGCCGGCTGGCGGCCGAGCGCGCGGCCACGGCGCCCGACGAAGAATCGCTGGCGGCCGAATGCGGCGAGCGGCTCGCGGCTGCCGCGCGGCCTTCGCTGCGGCCGGTGTTCAACCTGACCGGCACCGTGCTGCACACCAACCTCGGGCGCGCGCTCTACCCGGCCGAAGCGGTGGCCGCAGCGACGCAGGCGATGCTGCGGCCCGTCAACCTCGAGTACGACGTCGACGGCGCCGGCCGCGGCGAGCGCGACAGCCACGTCGAGGAGCGCCTGCTGCGCCTGACCGGCGCCGAGGCGGCCGTGGTCGTCAACAACAATGCCGCCGCGGTCTACCTCATGCTCAACACCGTGGCGGCCGGCCGCGAAGTGGTGGTGTCGCGCGGCGAGCTGGTCGAGATCGGCGGCGCATTCCGCGTGCCCGAGATCATGGCCAGCGCCGGCTGCGTGCTGCGCGAAGTGGGCACGACGAACCGCACCCATCCGCGCGATTTCGAATCGGCCCTCGGCGAGCACACCGCGGCGCTGATGAAGGTGCACGCGAGCAACTACGAGATCCGCGGCTTCACGGCCGAGGTCGATGCGGCGGCCATGGCACGCATCGCCCACGCAGGCGGCCTGCCGATGATCGAGGACCTCGGCTGCGGCATGCTGGTGGCCCTCGAGGACTTCGGCCTGCCGCACGAGCCGACGCCGCGCGAGGCGCTCGCGGCCGGCGTCGACCTCCTCAGCTTCAGCGGCGACAAGCTGCTCGGCGGTCCGCAATGCGGCGTCATCGTCGGCCGCAAGGAGCTGGTCGCGCGCATCCGCCGCAATCCGATGAAACGCGCGCTGCGGCTGGACAAGGTCCGCCTCGCGGCACTGGAAGCCGTGCTCGCGCTCTACGACGATCCGCAGCGCCTGCGCGCGCGGCTGCCGACGATGCGCCTGCTCACGCGCGGCCATGACGAGATCGCCGCGCAGGCGACGCGCCTTTGCGCTCTCGTGCAGGACGCCGTGGGCTCGGACGCCGAGGCGGAGGTCGCCGACTGCGCGAGCCAGATCGGCAGCGGCGCACTGCCGGTCGACACCTTGCCGAGCGCGGGCCTGCGTCTGACGCCGGTGCATCCGCGCGGCGCCGGCGTGGAAGCGCTGGCAACGGCATTCCGCCAACTCCCCGTGCCAGTGATCGGCCGCATCCGCAACAACGCGCTGTGGCTGGACCTGCGCTGCCTGGACGCGGCGCAGGAAGCGGAGTTCACCGGCCAGCTCGTGCACCTGCAGCGCCTGCGGGACGAAGCGTGA
- a CDS encoding Bug family tripartite tricarboxylate transporter substrate binding protein, translated as MNPSRRKMALAAVAGALLLPALATAEAAWPDKPVRVIVPWAPGGITDILARLVAARMSAQLGQQFVIDNRGGAAGNIGAEMVAKAPADGYTLLLTNPGAFTTNQYLYKDMPYRPEDFAPIIVLATFPNALIVNKDLPVKSAEELIAYAKKHPASLNGGSSGTGSSGHLSLEMFKAMTGAPIQNVFYKGAAPTKVDLSAGRIQVVLDNVPGYLSELQSGSVRMLAVGTRTRLPTYPDVPTLDEAGVKGYESSVWYAIAAPKATPQAIIRKVHAAAQAALDTPDVQEKLRQLQGIVVGGSPADAAKFFAVESKRWKAVIDRAGIKAE; from the coding sequence ATGAACCCCTCTCGCCGCAAGATGGCGCTGGCGGCGGTGGCCGGCGCGCTGCTGCTGCCCGCGCTGGCCACCGCCGAGGCCGCCTGGCCCGACAAACCGGTGCGCGTCATCGTGCCGTGGGCGCCGGGCGGCATCACCGACATCCTCGCGCGGCTGGTCGCCGCCAGGATGTCGGCGCAGCTCGGGCAGCAGTTCGTGATCGACAACCGCGGCGGCGCCGCCGGCAACATCGGCGCCGAGATGGTGGCCAAGGCGCCGGCGGACGGCTACACGCTGCTGCTCACGAACCCGGGCGCCTTCACGACCAACCAGTACCTCTACAAGGACATGCCGTACAGGCCGGAAGACTTCGCGCCGATCATCGTGCTCGCGACTTTTCCGAACGCGCTGATCGTGAACAAGGACCTGCCGGTGAAGTCGGCCGAGGAGCTGATCGCCTATGCGAAGAAGCATCCCGCGAGCCTCAACGGCGGCTCCTCTGGCACCGGGAGTTCGGGCCATCTGTCGCTGGAGATGTTCAAGGCCATGACCGGCGCGCCGATCCAGAACGTGTTCTACAAGGGCGCCGCGCCGACCAAGGTCGACCTGTCCGCGGGCCGCATCCAGGTCGTGCTGGACAACGTGCCCGGCTACCTGAGCGAGCTGCAGTCGGGCAGCGTGCGGATGCTGGCCGTCGGCACCCGAACGCGCTTGCCCACCTACCCGGACGTGCCCACGCTGGACGAAGCCGGCGTCAAGGGCTACGAGTCGTCGGTGTGGTACGCCATCGCGGCGCCGAAGGCCACGCCGCAGGCGATCATCCGCAAGGTCCATGCCGCGGCGCAGGCCGCGCTCGACACGCCCGACGTGCAGGAGAAGCTGCGCCAGTTGCAAGGCATCGTCGTCGGCGGATCGCCCGCCGATGCGGCGAAGTTCTTTGCCGTGGAATCGAAGCGCTGGAAGGCCGTCATCGATCGGGCGGGCATCAAGGCCGAGTGA
- a CDS encoding NAD(P)/FAD-dependent oxidoreductase — translation MSDTSSHDVVVIGAGAAGLNAALATLRAGLGTAWLEAQMFGGLVLNVNELDGAIRGSGAELSSTWAGDVIELGGENLEAVASGIERDGDALVVVSDAGRHRARAVIVASGAALKKLGVPGEAELEHKGVSHCADCDGPLFQGQAVTVAGGGDSALQSAMVLSGFCSTVHLVHRGGAFRAQPHWIEAVGTAANIEVHWHSEVTEVLGTDGVEGVRVNGEAIPCSGFFAFVGLQPASGFLPAAIARDGRGAVVTAQNLETAMPGVFAAGAVRAGCGGSLAEAVADGEAAARAVVAQLAARTKA, via the coding sequence ATGAGCGACACCTCATCGCACGACGTCGTCGTGATCGGCGCCGGCGCGGCCGGCTTGAATGCCGCGCTCGCGACCCTGCGCGCCGGGCTCGGCACCGCATGGCTCGAAGCGCAGATGTTCGGCGGCCTCGTGCTCAACGTGAACGAACTGGACGGCGCCATCCGGGGCAGCGGCGCCGAACTCTCGTCCACCTGGGCGGGCGACGTCATCGAGCTCGGCGGCGAGAACCTCGAGGCGGTCGCGAGCGGCATCGAGCGCGACGGCGATGCGCTGGTGGTCGTCAGCGATGCGGGGCGCCATCGCGCGCGCGCCGTCATCGTCGCTTCCGGCGCAGCGCTGAAGAAGCTCGGCGTGCCGGGCGAAGCGGAACTCGAGCACAAGGGCGTGTCCCATTGCGCCGACTGCGACGGGCCCTTGTTCCAGGGTCAGGCGGTCACGGTGGCCGGCGGCGGCGATTCGGCGCTGCAGTCGGCGATGGTGCTGTCCGGCTTCTGCAGCACGGTGCACCTGGTGCATCGGGGCGGCGCCTTCCGCGCGCAGCCGCATTGGATCGAGGCCGTCGGCACAGCGGCCAACATCGAGGTCCACTGGCACAGCGAAGTCACCGAAGTGCTCGGCACCGATGGCGTCGAAGGCGTGCGCGTGAACGGCGAGGCGATTCCGTGCAGCGGCTTCTTCGCCTTCGTGGGGTTGCAGCCGGCGAGCGGCTTCCTGCCCGCAGCCATCGCGCGCGATGGGCGAGGCGCGGTCGTCACCGCGCAGAACCTGGAGACGGCGATGCCGGGCGTGTTCGCCGCCGGTGCCGTGCGCGCGGGCTGCGGGGGTTCGCTGGCCGAGGCCGTGGCCGACGGTGAAGCCGCGGCGCGCGCGGTCGTCGCGCAACTGGCGGCGCGCACGAAGGCCTGA
- a CDS encoding glycogen/starch/alpha-glucan phosphorylase, whose amino-acid sequence MTLKDFAYDHPDRDVAAFKRAVANKLIYAVGKDPVAASQDDWLHATAAAVRDQLVERWMTTTRANYAQDLKRVYYMSMEFLIGRTFTNALLAVDLYDTVREALADFGVDMEAITEREPDAALGNGGLGRLAACFLDSMATLGVPGFGYGIRYEYGMFRQKIVDGQQVETPDYWLTRGNPWEFARPEVNYRVRFGGHVQRREGTSARDGAADWVDTYDVLAVAYDTIIPGYGTQATNTLRLWSARATEEIDLSAFNRGNYMAAVESKNHSENVSRVLYPDDSTPSGRELRLHQEYFFVSASVQDLLRRHLRNHTSFDDLPDKVSIHLNDTHPVLAVPELMRLLIDEHGLNWDTAWSHTQKVFSYTNHTLMHEALETWPVEMLGRILPRHLQIIYDMNARFLATVTQKLGNDVELLRRLSLVDESGERRVRMAYVAVLASHSINGVSGLHSELMKQSIFADFAKLFPERFNNKTNGVTPRRWLAQANPPLAALLDRRIGRGWRRDLTQLSALRPMAEQPAFARAFRHAKRENKLRLANWVEQHLHIDLDTDAMFDVQVKRIHEYKRQLLNVLHVVTRYQHIVAAHEAGRVADVVPRVVVFAGKAASAYVVAKQVIRLINDVAATINNDGRVGKLLKVVFLPNYSVSLAEIIMPAADLSEQISTAGTEASGTGNMKFALNGALTIGTLDGANVEMKDNVGDDNIFIFGNTTPQVAAIRASGYQPRDIYAANPDLQRALDAIRDGAFSPAEPARYHGIYDALVDWGDHYLLLADYASYIETQARVDALYRDADAWTRKAILNVAGMGAFSSDRTIAEYAHEIWHTKPVVL is encoded by the coding sequence ATGACCCTCAAGGACTTCGCCTACGATCATCCCGATCGCGATGTCGCCGCCTTCAAGCGCGCCGTCGCCAACAAGCTCATCTACGCGGTCGGCAAGGACCCGGTCGCGGCCAGCCAGGACGACTGGCTGCATGCGACCGCCGCCGCCGTGCGCGACCAACTGGTCGAGCGCTGGATGACCACCACGCGCGCCAACTACGCGCAGGACCTCAAGCGCGTCTATTACATGTCGATGGAATTCCTCATCGGCCGTACCTTCACCAACGCGCTGCTTGCGGTCGACCTCTACGACACGGTGCGCGAGGCGCTGGCCGACTTCGGCGTCGACATGGAGGCGATCACCGAGCGCGAGCCCGATGCCGCGCTCGGCAACGGCGGCCTCGGCCGGCTGGCCGCGTGCTTCCTCGATTCGATGGCCACGCTCGGCGTGCCGGGCTTCGGCTACGGCATCCGCTACGAGTACGGCATGTTCCGGCAGAAGATCGTCGACGGCCAGCAGGTCGAGACGCCCGACTACTGGCTCACGCGCGGCAACCCGTGGGAGTTCGCGCGGCCGGAGGTCAACTACCGGGTGCGCTTCGGCGGCCACGTGCAGCGGCGCGAAGGCACGTCCGCGCGCGACGGCGCGGCCGACTGGGTCGACACCTACGACGTGCTGGCCGTCGCCTACGACACCATCATCCCCGGCTACGGCACGCAGGCCACCAACACGCTGCGCCTGTGGTCCGCGCGCGCCACCGAGGAGATCGACCTGTCGGCCTTCAACCGCGGCAACTACATGGCGGCGGTGGAAAGCAAGAACCATTCGGAGAACGTCTCGCGCGTGCTCTACCCCGACGACTCGACGCCCTCGGGCCGAGAGCTGCGGCTGCACCAGGAGTACTTCTTCGTCAGCGCCAGCGTGCAGGATCTGCTGCGCCGCCACCTGCGCAACCACACGAGCTTCGACGACCTGCCCGACAAGGTCAGCATCCACCTCAACGACACGCACCCGGTGCTGGCCGTGCCCGAGCTGATGCGCCTCCTGATCGACGAGCACGGGCTCAATTGGGACACCGCCTGGTCGCACACGCAGAAGGTCTTCAGCTACACCAACCACACGCTGATGCACGAGGCGCTCGAGACCTGGCCGGTCGAGATGCTGGGCCGCATCCTGCCGCGCCACCTGCAGATCATCTACGACATGAACGCGCGCTTCCTCGCGACGGTGACGCAGAAGCTCGGCAACGACGTCGAGCTGCTGCGCCGGCTCTCGCTGGTCGACGAGTCGGGCGAGCGGCGCGTGCGCATGGCCTACGTGGCGGTGCTGGCGAGCCATTCGATCAACGGCGTGTCGGGCCTGCATTCGGAGCTGATGAAGCAATCGATCTTCGCGGACTTCGCCAAGCTCTTCCCCGAGCGCTTCAACAACAAGACCAACGGCGTGACGCCGCGGCGCTGGCTGGCGCAGGCCAATCCGCCGCTGGCGGCGCTGCTCGATCGCCGCATCGGCCGCGGCTGGCGGCGCGACCTGACGCAGCTGTCGGCGCTGCGGCCGATGGCCGAGCAGCCGGCCTTCGCGCGCGCCTTTCGCCATGCCAAGCGCGAGAACAAGCTGCGCCTGGCCAACTGGGTCGAGCAGCATCTGCACATCGACCTCGACACCGACGCCATGTTCGACGTCCAGGTCAAGCGCATCCACGAATACAAGCGCCAGCTGCTCAACGTGCTGCACGTGGTCACGCGCTACCAGCACATCGTCGCCGCGCACGAGGCCGGCCGGGTGGCCGACGTGGTGCCGCGCGTGGTCGTGTTCGCGGGCAAGGCGGCCTCGGCCTACGTGGTGGCCAAGCAGGTGATCCGGCTCATCAACGACGTCGCGGCGACCATCAACAACGACGGCCGCGTCGGCAAGCTGCTCAAGGTCGTGTTCCTACCCAACTACAGCGTGAGCCTGGCCGAGATCATCATGCCGGCGGCCGACCTGTCGGAGCAGATCTCGACCGCCGGCACCGAGGCCTCGGGCACCGGCAACATGAAGTTCGCGCTCAACGGCGCGCTCACCATCGGCACGCTCGACGGCGCCAACGTCGAGATGAAGGACAACGTCGGCGACGACAACATCTTCATCTTCGGCAACACCACGCCGCAGGTGGCGGCGATCCGCGCCAGCGGCTATCAGCCGCGCGACATCTACGCCGCCAACCCCGACCTGCAGCGCGCGCTCGACGCGATCCGCGACGGCGCCTTCTCGCCCGCCGAGCCGGCGCGCTACCACGGCATCTACGATGCGCTGGTCGATTGGGGCGACCACTACCTGCTGCTGGCCGACTACGCGAGCTACATCGAGACGCAGGCCAGGGTCGATGCGCTCTACCGCGATGCCGATGCCTGGACGCGCAAGGCCATCCTCAACGTGGCCGGCATGGGCGCCTTCTCGTCGGACCGCACCATCGCCGAGTACGCGCACGAGATCTGGCACACCAAGCCGGTGGTGCTGTAG
- a CDS encoding UGSC family (seleno)protein gives METMSVISPIGAEAVEQKNLAKRLDTLNGKVVAEVWNEDFKGDIMFPIYRELLKERFPDVKIVPYTEIPYASLKGTPSYQREVLNQITAALKARGADAVITGNGG, from the coding sequence ATGGAAACGATGTCCGTCATCAGCCCGATCGGCGCCGAAGCCGTCGAGCAGAAGAACCTCGCCAAGCGCCTGGACACCCTCAACGGCAAGGTGGTCGCCGAAGTCTGGAACGAGGACTTCAAGGGCGACATCATGTTCCCGATCTATCGCGAGCTGCTCAAGGAGCGCTTCCCCGACGTGAAGATCGTTCCCTACACCGAGATCCCGTATGCGTCGCTGAAGGGCACTCCGTCCTACCAGCGCGAGGTGCTCAACCAGATCACGGCCGCGCTGAAGGCCAGGGGGGCCGACGCCGTCATCACCGGCAACGGGGGCTGA